DNA from Doryrhamphus excisus isolate RoL2022-K1 chromosome 19, RoL_Dexc_1.0, whole genome shotgun sequence:
gaataaaatgattaagtcagttgacttaacatatttctttgagttatgaacttaaaaacttgtccctatgacaacaattattcagtaagcattacttaaaatgagctttgagtgaagaggaaaagctaatttgtgcaatgtaatattgtttgttggttcaaagcaatttcaaattaagttgtcataactaagaaagactaatggaaattgttgcgtttattttttgttgttgaggctaaacatgtattttttttagtgtagGAGCTATTCACTTGCTGCAGTCATAATGTGTACTGACCCACTTCATCAGAGCCGGGTACTCATTTCCGTGGTCATATAGGTGTCGGTGCTTTTGGAACTCCCGACTGAACTCAGCCGTGTCTGGAGCATTTTCCATACACCCGTCTGTTGCTGTAGATGTAGATGAAGCACATTATATGcaaattattatcatcatcatcacaaaatgcacaaaaagaaaacaatcgAAGCATGAATGTTAGATAGTACCTGTCTTTCCTAAAGGACAAGGGTTCGGAGGGTCCGGGTAGCTGTGATCGTCACTGAAGTCCTTGGGAACGTTGTCACCTGCCAGCTCAGCCACAATGTTAGGAATGTTGCCATAAGGACCAAGGTGCTGCAGCCCCTCATGAGCACCACCTAGTGGGGGAATATGTAAGGTAACAGCAGTATGATTGTTATTACctaaaatatgtacagtatctaACTGTAATTGACAGGCCAAAAGAAATGGCACAATCTGTTCAACAGCATCTCACATTACCCTGGATGCTCTGCGGTCCTACGATGTTGGTGGCCTGGTGGGCCGGATATTCCACCCTGGGCCGAGCGATGCCCAGCTGCTCCATGACCCCGTGCAGGAGACGCTGGATGTCGGCCTCAGACACCTGGCCGACACCGGGGACACTGCGGGCCGGAGCACCGCCTGGTTGCAGGGCCACCACAAGACCCATCAGTGATAACCGCACCGCCCAGCTCATCTCCGTCATCTGCAGgtgaccaaaacaaacacatacatcGACGATGCGAAAGATGTACAAAATAGAATTCTGTTCAATCATTACGCAATTACATTTGAGTaaagatatttatatttattgtaatgttatgacGCACAGAAACGCAAAATGAATTGTGTAGATCAAATGATGGCGCCGAGTAAACACAGCGGTTAAGGTCTATTTATAGCCAGCATCACGAACCTATACAACAACACTATAACCTATGATTTACATTTAGGCGATAAGGTAATTTAATTAAAACGTTCGCCACAAAACGACAAATATAACCTAAACACTGGTGTAGCTATTTTTCTTTCTTACCTCGTATCAATAAAACGACCTGCGGACTAAACAAGATGTCCGTCAAGGTACAACCACAACGAATGCCCGCGTTTCCGGATTTCAAAATATACTTAAAGCAACAAAGCACAGGTGAATGATGCGCCatttaaatacacaaacatttcCCAGTGCCTTTGGTTTGAGTCGCCTGAAATGTCAAGCGTCCAAATGTAGTCACTCGACGCtagtttattttgaaagtcCATGCCTTG
Protein-coding regions in this window:
- the LOC131107651 gene encoding neuroendocrine protein 7B2 → MTEMSWAVRLSLMGLVVALQPGGAPARSVPGVGQVSEADIQRLLHGVMEQLGIARPRVEYPAHQATNIVGPQSIQGGAHEGLQHLGPYGNIPNIVAELAGDNVPKDFSDDHSYPDPPNPCPLGKTATDGCMENAPDTAEFSREFQKHRHLYDHGNEYPALMKWNKELLYQKLKGGPKRSKRSANPYLMGQRLDSVVAKKSVPDFSSEEEKHVASTMPPSTKSAI